One Salmo trutta unplaced genomic scaffold, fSalTru1.1, whole genome shotgun sequence genomic window carries:
- the LOC115190440 gene encoding uncharacterized protein C7orf26 homolog, with product MCDMRQSLLRRDALSAAKEVLYHLDIYLSGQVQNSPSPSVDTTTLELVEEFILHKRMSALQELQLLEIMCSCFQEQSRDAVRQLIFSALFTLQGNQADESRMALLGKLVSMAIAVGRVPILECAATWLQRSHPVYCRRLARVLVDDYCSLLPGSMVPTLNNLSSSCPPFCCQFITAVTTLYDLSTGTHTAVTTLYDLSTGTHTAVTTLYDLSTGTHTPLGKCGGRHLTAAF from the exons ATGTGTGACATGCGTCAGTCGTTGCTACGTCGAGATGCGCTGAGCGCCGCTAAAGAG GTGCTGTATCATCTGGACATCTATCTGTCTGGCCAGGTTCAGAATAGCCCCTCCCCCTCAGTGGACACCACTACTCTGGAACTGGTGGAGGAGTTTATACTGCACAAG aggaTGAGTGCCTTACAGGAACTGCAGCTGTTGGAGATCATGTGCAGCTGTTTCCAGGAACAGAGTCGAGACGCTGTGAGACAACTCATCTTCTCTGCTCTGTTCACTCTACAAG GTAACCAGGCTGACGAGAGTCGCATGGCGTTGCTAGGCAAGCTAGTCTCCATGGCGATCGCTGTGGGCAGGGTCCCCATCTTGGAGTGTGCTGCTACCTGGTTACAg CGCTCCCATCCTGTCTACTGTAGAAGACTAGCCAGAGTGCTGGTGGATGACTATTGTTCCCTACTTCCTGGTTCCATGGTTCCAACCCTCAACAACCTCAGCTCTTCCTGTCCTCCATTCTGCTGCCAGTTCATCACTGCTGTTACCACCCTGTATGACCtctctacaggtacacacactgcCGTTACCACCCTGTATGATCtctctacaggtacacacactgcCGTTACCACCCTGTATGACCTCTCTACAG gtacacacacaccgttAGGTAAATGTGGTGGCAGACATTTGACGGCAGCGTTTTAA